A region of the Actinomycetota bacterium genome:
AAGCCAGCAAGTCGGTACTCGACGGGGTCCTCAACCGTGATCAGGTTGGACTTGGGGTCGTTGGTCTCGTTGATCGCGGCGTATAGCGTGGTTGATTTTCCTGATCCGGTCGGGCCTGTCACCAAGATCGCGCCGTACGGCAGCTTGAGGGCATCGAAGAGTCTATCCATGTTGTGCTGCAGGAAGCCCAAGTCCTTGAGGGACATCATGATCGAATCCTTGCGAAGCAGTCGCAGAACAGCGAGCTCACCGTTGACGATTGGAAGAACCGCCACTCGGAAGTCGACGCCCTTGCCATCCAGCGTGACACCGAAACGGCCGTCTTGAGGGATGCGCCGCTCTGCGATGTCCATGCCCGCCTGGATCTTCAGGCGGCTGATGAGCTGCCTATTGAGCTTCTTGGGGCTGCGCATGATCTCCTGGCACACGCCATCGACGCGGAATCGGACGCGCATCTCCTTCTCATAAGGTTCGATGTAGATGTCGCCAGCACCCTGTCGGATACCTTCGGTGACGATCTGATTGAGTAGCTTAGCGACGGGTGCCGAGTCTTCGTCAGATTCCTTGTCCCCGGCATCGACCGTGACGCTATCTTCAACGTCGCCCACGATGTCATCGATATTCTGGCGCGATGATGCGAACCTCTCGATGGCCGCAAGAAGATCACCTTCGGCGGTGACTACGGGGCGGATCTCTTGCCCCGTGACGATCCTCAAGTCATCGATGGCGAAGATGTTAGCGGGATCGGCCATGGCGACGATGAGTTCGTCGTCCTGGACCTTGATGGGAAGCACCGTGTAGCGTCGCGCAAGTTCCGAGGATAGATTGACTGCAGCGTTGGGATCGATGTCGTAGGTTCCCAGGTCGACGTAGGTCAGGTTCATCTCCTCGGCGATCACCTGGGCAATCCTGACCTCGTCGACGAATCCGAGTCGGTCCAGGGTCGAGGTCAAGGTGGCGCCACCCGACTGCGCGATGGCCTCCTCGAGTTGCTCGGGCGTCACCAGACCGGACTGGACCAGAAGTCGCCCTAGGCGCTTTCCGGTAGCTGCGCTCACTCTGCCACCTCGCAGCATCCCTCGGCGGCAGCCTCGGCCGCTGCGCGCATGATGTCGCGCGGAGCCGATTGTTGTGCGGCTGGATTCCAGATGTCTATCGCGAGAGCAGCCTGATGCACGAGCATCCCGAGGCCACCTATCGCCGTCGCTCCAGCTCGGCGAGCTGCGCGGAGAAGCGGCGTCTCGGCCGAACAGTACACCATGTCGCAGACGATCTGGTCGGGGCTGAGCCACTCGGCGGGCACAGGCGAGGGGTCATCCTTCGCCATGCCGAGCGAGGTTGCGTTCACGACCAGCTTTGCGCCGCGTACAGCCTCCTCGGCATCTTGCGATTCCACCGCAACAACCTCCATCGCACGAGCGCATGGCCTGACGCGATCCGCAAGCTCTTCGGCGCGCTCGATGGTGCGGTTCACGATAGAGACGCTCTTGGGCTTCTCGAGGATGAAGCTCAGGGCAGCCGCACCGGCGGCTCCCCCCGCCCCCAGTATCGCTATGCTCTGGTCCTGCGCCGAGAAACCGGCATCCTGTTTGAGGGACTCGACGATGCCTCGGCCGTCGGTGTTGTAGCCGATGAGACGACCGTCGACGCAGTGTACGGTGTTCACCGCTCCAGCCATCTGGGCAAGCATGGCGACTTCATCGCAGTGGTCGAGCATGACTTGCTTGAAAGGCATGGTGACATTGAAGCCGACGAACGGGAGCACCTTGAGCCCCTGAAGAACTCGCTCGAGATCGTCCTCGCTATCAAGCCCGAGCGGAACGTACACCCAATCCAGGCCGAGCGCCTTGTATGCCGCATTGTGCATCACAGGAGACAGCGAGTGGGCCACCGGCATGCCGATGATGCCTGCCAAGCGCGTCCTACCGCTGATAATCATTCCCGGCCAGCCCTCCATCCTTCGTGTCAGGGGGACACATCCCCTGAGGTCAGTCTAATCGAGGGGCTCTCGGCCCGCCAGCACCAACCTCTCCAACCTGCGCAGTAGTAGCGTATGCGGGAGATCGCTCGCCGACAAGGGCTTCACGAGCACAGTCTTCATCCCAAGAAGATTGCCGCCCAGGATGTCGGTGAAGATCTGATCTCCGATCATCGCTGTTCTGGAAGGCTTTGATCCCACCCGCACCAACGCCTGCCTAAAGGCGAACGGTAGCGGCTTGATCGCTTTGGCGACGATGTCCATCTGTAGCTTCTCGGCATGTACGATCGCCGATGAGTGCCAGTTGTTCGACACGATGCAGGTAATGAAACCGGCCTGCTCAAGCGAGGTCACCCACTCCAAGATGCTACCGGTGACTTCGGCGGCATCCCTGGAGAGGATCGTGTTGTCCAAGTCTATGAACAGGGTGTCGATACCGTCTTGCTTGAGTGCATCAAGGTCGATTCCAAGAACATCGTTTACATAGATATCGGGCTGCAAGACCTTCATCAAGCGGAACTCCTTCTGGGAAGTCTAGTGGTCCGGGACTCCATCACCATCATGGTCGTGAGGGACCGGGGCAAGGGAGTCGTCGATGAGAGCATCAAGACGCACAAGTTCTTGTTGGATGTAAGCGTTGCGGTCAGTCATGCCTGCGCTTCGGTAGATCGCACCGAACCCAGCGTAGGCATCGTGCTGCTCGATGTAATCCCGCCACTGGGCGCGCTCAAGGGCAACATCGGCTTGCTGGACTGCGCCCTCGAGGTCGTCTGCGAACAGGTAGAGGACCTGCGCGTAGTTGAAGCGAAGGAGGCCAGAATCCGGGTTGTTCTCTACACCCTGCCTTGCAATGTCTAGTCCCGTCTCCACGTCACCCCTTTGCGCTAACATCCACGCTGCGATGTAGTACGAGTCCACGAACTGCGGATCAAGGGCAATGACCATCCTAAGTGTCGGCAGAGTCTGCAGCTGCTCATGGAGCGGTAGGTGCTCGTAAAAACCGTGATAGATCGGTTCGATACGATTCCACAGCACAGCAGCGATGAAGGTCCTGACTCCAGTAAGGTAGGCGAATCCGGCCCTGCCGAGCGCTGAGGCGTCCCTGGAAGCCTGTACGGCCTGCGCATCGGCACCGAATTGTGCACCAAGCAGCGCCGCCACCAGGAGCACGAGGATGCCTATGCGCTGGATGCAATGGCGGCCTCTTGTCTTTTTGGGGGCCATGGCGATCCTCACAGATCCCTTCGCGTGAAGCTGAAAGTCGCTACGGCAAGGCAGATGGCGCTATAGATCGCCCAAAAGGCCAGCATGGTGAGGCCGTAGAACAGCGAATAGCCGGTCCCATGTGCTACGGGGTTGATAACGTTGAACGTGTCTAGCGATGGATAGAGTGTGAACAACAGTGTTCCCGGATCGAGCAAAACAGACCTGACATGGCCAGCGAAGAGAAACGCCAGGGCCGCGACACTGGTGACTATGGGACCCGCCATGGTTGCAACCAAGACACAGAAAGCCGCGATCACACCCGCCTCGAACCAAATCGCCAGCACGCCAGAGAGCAGCACGGGCATCAGCTCGCCGTAGTTGAAATACCCGAGCACGATCGTCACCACGCCCAAAGCCAATAGAGTTGCTGCGAGAACAGCGATGGTGCCCAGCCAAGTGCCGAAGATGTACTCACCCCGACCGACCCCGCGAGCCAGCACCGGGTACAAGGTACGTCGCTCAATCTCCGATGGCATCCGCGTAGCCGAAAGGGCCACCACGATAACCATCGCAAAGATGTAAGTGAGGGCAAGCGCCACCTCTCTGAACACACCCTCAACGATGCCCTGGCCGTAACTAGGAAGCATGGGAATCGCGAGCATCATGACGACGGCAAAAAGTGCAATCACGTAGATCAGTTTACGGTGCATGGCGTCCAAGATGACGGCCATCGCGATCGCTAAGACACGGGCGAGCATCTAGGACCCCTCCCTTTCCTCGGCGACTAAGTGCGCGAAGTAGTTCTCAAGCGACTCGCGCCTGGGCGCAAGAGTGACCAACTTGAACCCACCGTCATACAGAGCGTCCACGACTTCGCGAACGGAATCCTCAGGCGCTGCGAGCGACCACTCGCCGCCGTTAGCTTCGATCGAATGGGTCAGCGCGGTCACCGAAGACGGTAGCTCGCGACCGTCTCCCTCAACACGCATGGCGACCTGCCCGTCGACACGCAACAAATCCTCTATGCGTCCGCGAGAAGCGACCTTGCCTGCAGCGAGGATGGTGACCTCGTCGCAAACGGCTTCCACCTCGGAAAGCTGGTGCGAGGAGAGCAGAATCGATATCCCCTCCGCACGCAAGGAGTTGATGAGGTCACGCACATCGCGTTGCCCGAGCGGGTCGAGGCCGGATGCGGGTTCATCGAGAACCAGCACGCGAGGCTCGCCGAGAAGCGCCTGCGCCAAACCGAAGCGCTGCAACATGCCCCGCGAGTAGGTCGAGAGCTTGTCGGTTCCGCGTCCGGCGAGGCCCACTTTGTCGAGGAGCTCTTCGGCCTGGGATGCGACCTGGCTTGCTGGCATCTCCAAAGCCTTGCCGATGAGCGACATCACCTGCCGAGCTGTGAGGTGAGGCGGGAAATACGGTTGCTCCGGCAAAAATCCGACATAGCGTCGGATCTCCGGGGTCGCTTCGTAGCCGAGGATCTCGAAATGTCCCGCGGTCGGGCGCAATAGGCCGAGCAGCATCTTGATGGTGCTGGTCTTTCCTGCGCCGTTGGGGCCAAGCAGTCCATGGACGCTTCCTTCGGCGACAAACAGAGAGACGTCGCGAACGGCCTCTCGGACTTTACCTCCACGCTTGTACTGCTTGTGGGCGTTCTCTATGCGGATGGCGAACGCTTCCTCAGCAGCGGTGACGCAGGCGCTCTTGGTTTCTTCGGGGGACATCTCACTCACCTGCCAAACACCTCCCTGGATACTTCCCTTGCCGCCTGGTGCTCGGCCCAGGTCCTGGTGAACGTGTGCGATCCATCTGGCGATGTCAGGACGTAGTATATGTATTCGGTGTCAGCTGGTCGAACCGCAGCCTCTATGGAGGCTAGTCCGGGATTGGCTATCGGTCCGGGCGTGATTCCGAAATTCCGGTAGGTGTTGAACGGGCTGTCGATCTCGAGATCGGAGTAACGCAATCTGAATCGGTTGCCGGGAAGGACGTACTCGACGGTCGCGTCGATCTCGAGGCGCATGTTCTTCGCGAGCCGGTTGTAGATGACCGAGGCGACCTTGGGGCGCTCCCTGGGCACACTGGCCTCGCGTTCGATGATCGATGCAATGATCACGATCTCTTCCAGTGACTGACCCCGCTGCTCAGCCGGGGACATGTCGATAGAGGCAATCTCTTTGTCGAACTGCCGAAGCATCATCGAAATCACGTCGCGAGCCGTAGCCCCTTCGGGGACACGGTAGGTCTTCGGGAACAGGAATCCCTCAAGCGAGTCGCCGAAAGCGCCTTCGAGATATGGATGCGCTTGGGCGAACTCCGGTGCGCCATCCTGAGCCAGAGCTAGGAACTCCTCTGCCGGAATGCCAGCCTGCTCTTCAAAACGCTGCGCGATCTGTTCGATGACGAAGCCCTCAGGGATGGTCACCGTTGTGAAGGCCTTCTGCGGGCCAGTCGTGAGTTTGTCGAAGACCGCCTGGTAATCCATGCCGGTCGTAAAGGTGTAGTCTCCCGCCTTCATCTGTCCGTCCACTTCGGCGAGTCGAGAGCGGAGTCTGAACATGTTCGCGTTGTCGATAACGCCAGCCTCGGCGAGCGTCCGGCCTATGGACGCCGTCGATGAGCCCATCTCGATGGTGATCGGCACGCTTCGGCCAGGAGGAATCGGGGTTTCGGGGCTATAGAAAACACTCCAGACACCCACGCCTGCCATGGCTATGAGCACTCCCATCGTGACCAGGATGACGCCCAGCCGCCGCTTCGTCTTGCCCTTTGGGGGCCTTGCTCGTCGGACTGTTGGTCTAGCATTCATTCGCATCTTCCTCAATCGCCTTAGAGTCCAAATATGCCTGCAGCAGTATCGCTGCTGCCACCATGTCCACGCTACCTCTACGCTTCTTCTGTGAGACCCCACACGCCGACATGTGTCGATTCGCCTGGGCGCTAGTCAGGCGCTCATCCACGAACACCGTTTCCACCGGCAAGAGTCGGGCCAACTCCTCTGCTTCGAGGCGAACTGCACGGGCCTGGGGGCCTTCGTCGCCTCCCAGCGTGAGAGGAAGGCCAATTACCAGGCGTTTCACGGAGTACTCTTCCACAAGCGACTCAAGGCCAGTAACGTTCGCCGAAAGAGGCGCCTCCAACACGCAGAGCGGCGTCGCGATTCTCGAACGCGAATCGCCGAGAGCCACACCCACCCTGCGCTCGCCTATGTCCAGCCCCAGCATGCGCACCGCGATCAGCCCTGGGCGCCTGGAACCGACAGCATCTGGCGCGCGCGGTCGAGCGCCGAATCGATCCGGGAAGCGTCCTTACCGCCAGCCTGGGCCATCGAGGGCCTCCCGCCGCCGCCACCACCGATATCCGGGGCAATCGCCTTGATGAGCGCACCAGCATCGAAGCCGGCGTCGACGGCCGTCTTGCCGCCTGCGGCGAGCAGGAGCGGCGCGCCTCCCTGCGGGTCAACGCTCGCGAGCACGACCGCCGCGGATTCCCCGGCACGCACCTTGAGGAGGTCCCATATCTCGCGCAAAGCCGCCGAGGAGCGGTCGGGCACTCGGGCAACGACAAGCTTGTAGCCGACGTCGACCGCCGAGGCGATCAGCTCATCGACCAAAGGTGCCGCAGAGTCCGCCAGTGGGCGCTTGGCGGCGGTCTCGGCATCCTTCAATCGCTTCTGCAGAGCGGTCACTCGGTCGAACACATCGGTCCTTGAGACGTTGAGGGCTCCTGCGACTCGCAGTAGCTCCCCTTCGGCATTGTCGAGCCACTCGAAAGCATCGAAGCTCGTGACTGCCTCGATGCGCCGCAGGTTCGCGCCGACCGAGCCTTCCGAGACGATCTTGAGCAGGCCGATCTCGCTGGTGCGGGCCACGTGGGTGCCTCCGCAAAGCTCCTTGGAGAAGTTTCCGACCTCGAGCACGCGCACGAAGTCCTCGTATTTCTCGCCGAAGAGTGCGGTCACGCCCGATTCGCGGGCGGTAGTGAGCGAAGTCTCGTACGCTCTTACCGAGTGGTTCTCCATGATCTTGGCGTTGGTCATGCGCTCGACCTTGTGCAGGACTTCGGCTCCGGGCGCCTCGAAATGGGTGAAGTCGAAGCGCATCCTGTCGAAGGTGACGTAGGAGCCCGCCTGGCGGACATGGTCGCCGAGCACGAGCTTGAGCGCCCAGTGCAAGATGTGCGTCGCGGTGTGGTTGCGGCGGATACGTTCTCGGCGAGCGACGTCAATCTCGGCCATCACGGCATCGCCGACCGACAGCGATCCTTCCTCGAGCACACCGATGTGCGCCGTGAGTCCGGGAAGCGGGAGCTTCGTGTCGCTCACTTTGAAAACGGCACCGGCCTCGCTGCTGATTGCGCCGGAGTCTCCGACCTGGCCGCCCTGCTCGCCATAGAACGGGGTCGCACTCAGTACGATGTCGGCGGATTGCCCCGCTGCAAGTGAGTCGACCCGCGAGCCATCCTGCAGAATCGCAACGATCGTGGCCTCAGCCGCGTCGCGACTCCAGCCCACAAACTCGATGGGCGGCCCCTCGGCGGCGATATCGTCGAAGGCACCGGCGAAGCTCGTCCACGACTCGTCCTTGACGGCAGCGCGGGCCCTTTGGCGCTGCGCCTCCATCTCCTCGGCGAATGCGGGCATATCGACGCCGAGGTCCTGCTCGGCGAGTATCTCAGCGGTGAGTTCAATCGGGAAGCCGAAGGTGTCATGCAGCTTGAACGCCTGCTTGCCATCGAAGAGCGCAAGGCCGGCCTGGCGCATGCGGTCGGCCTCCTCGGCGAGGAAGGCAAGGCCCGAGCGGAGCGTCTCGGAGAAGCGCGCCTCCTCGGACTCGCAGATCTGCGTGATGAGCCCGCGATGCTCGACAAGCTCCGGATACTGACCGCCGAAGCGCTCGACCACGACTTCGACGAGTGGGCGCATCGAAGGCTCCTGGCGCCCCAGCAGGCGTGCGTGACGAACTGCACGGCGCAGCAGGCGACGGAGCACATAGCCGCGGCCTTCGTTGGAGGGCAGAACGCCGTCGGCGACCATGAAGGTGACCGCGCGGCTGTGATCGGCCATGATCCGCATGCTGGTGTCTCGCTTGGCATCGGCTCCGAATCGTGCGCCGGTGAGCCCCTCGACCACCGAGACGATCGCCCGAAGGTCGTCGGTCTCGAAGTTGGATGCCACCCGCTGCATGATGGCCGCGACCCGCTCCAGCCCCATGCCGGTGTCGATGCTCTTGTTGGGTAGCGGCTCAAGCGAGCCGTCCTCCTGGCGGTCGAACTGCATGAAGACGAGGTTCCAGTACTCGAGGAAGCGGTCGCAATCGCAGCCAGGCTGGCAATCGGGCGAGCCGCAGCCCACCGCCTCTCCCTGGTCGTAGTAGAGCTCCGAGCACGGCCCACAAGGACCCGTCGGTCCGGCGGACCAGAAGTTGTCGGCCGCGCCTAGGCGCACGATGCGCTCGGCAGGTACGCCGACCTCGTCGCGCCAGATCGCCTCAGCTTCGTCGTCATCCTCGTAGATCGAGTACCATATCCGGTCAGGATCGAGGCCCAGAACTTGAGTCGAGAACTCGTAAGCCCAGGCACACGCCTCGCTCTTGAAGTAATCGCCGAAGCTGAAGTTGCCCAGCATCTCGAAGAAGCTGTGGTGCCTACCCGTAGTGCCGATAATTTCGATGTCGGTCGTGCGCAGGCACTTCTGGCAGGTCACAGCCCTGCTGAACCCGAGACTCTTGATGCCGAGGAACACGGGTTTGAATTGCACCATTCCTGCGCTGGTGAAGAGCAGCGAAGGGTCGTCAGGCACCAGCGAGCTGGACGGCAGTCGGAAAGCCCCTTTCTTCTCGAAGAAGGAAAGGTATGCTTCGCGTATTTCGGCGGACTTCAATTACGTGCGCTCCTCGTTGTCTGTCCCATCGGGGGTGGATACTTCTTCGGTGGCCTCGCTGTCACAGCTGCTATTGTCTGCAGGCGACGAATCGGTCCTGCGGAACAACGCACCTTGCTCGGTGGCAAGCTGTGAGTCCGTGTGTTTCTCGAAATAGTATACGAATAAGGCGTTGAGCACACCGGCTACGGGTACAGCGAAGAGCATCCCTGCGAATCCGGCGACCTGTGCTCCGACCAGTAGCGAGAAGATTATGAGGACTGGGTGGATGTTGACGGTATCTGACATGATCCGAGGCGAGAGCACCAGGGATTCGAGCTGCTGGAGCACGAAGATCCAGAGCACCGTGTAAAGGACCAGGATAGGACTGACGAATGCCGCCGATATCGCCGCGATCAGGCCCGCTACGAGCGGCCCCACGTACGGAACAAAATTGGTCACTCCTGCGATGATTCCGATGATGGCCGCGTACGGAACTCCCAGTATCTGAAGCCCGAGCCAGGTGAGTGTCCCAACGATGACTGCGATAATGCTTTGCCCGCGGAGCCACCCCTCGACCACGTCAGTGATTCGCCGCAACACGGCAACCAGGTCTTCTCGTCTCCTCACACCGCCAAGGCGCAAAAGCTCGTCCTTGAAGACCGGCATATCCTTGAGCACGAAGAAGGCCAGCGCCAAGGCGAGGAACAGCATGATAATGAAGGTGGCCAGCCTACCGCCTACCCCGAGCACTGCGGTGGCCAGTGATGCCGACCACGCGGCAAGCTGTCTCGATATGCTCTCCTGAGCGGCGAAAACCGCATCCTTGACCCAAGGGGGGACCTGCATGTCGGTATATTGGGCCTGCAGTCGGAACCAAAGCCTACTCGCAGATTCGTAGTACCCCGGAAACGCCGAGATGAAATCCCGTCCTTGCTCCACCAAAGATGGAATCACAAACACGCCGAAAAGGGAGATGACGATGATGCCGATCAGGTAGCAGACTGCTACGGCCTTGCCGCGCGACAGGCCCTTGGCCTCCAATGCAGCGACAGGCCGCCGAAGAACAAATACCAGCAGCATCGCCAGTACGAAAGGTGCGAAAACCGCCGATATCCTGGTCAGCAACCACAAGGCAGCAACAAGCAGTATAGCAACACCGATGATCGTCCAGACCATGAGTCCGCGTCTAAGCAGCCGGTCTGAAAGGCCCCCTTGCTCCACTTGCCTCATCCTTCCTTCATGATGTTCTCGCGCAAGATTCGCAACGACCTTCTAAGGATCCGCGATACCTGCATCTGTGAAAGTCCCATCTTCGCAGCAATCTCGCTTTGGGTCATGCCACGATAGAATCGCCAATAAAGCACACCCTGCTCGCTGGGGTCCAGCTTCTTTAGCGCCGAGGAAAGCACATCGCGGTCTTCGACCAGCTTCATCAGCGCATCGTCTTCGCCGATGTACTCAAGGATACTAAAACTCGCGCCACCTTCGGGGCCCTTTTCCCCATCGAGAGACATGAAAGTATATGCCTCGCTGGTCTCCATGGCCTCGAGTACGGACTCGGTCGTGACTTCGAGGTGCGCGGCTATCTCGGCGATCGTTGGCGAACGCTGCAGGTCTTGAGTGAGCGTCTCAATTGCACGGTTGACCTTGAAGTACAGCTCCTGCAGGCGCCTTGGTATCCTAATAGCCCAGCCTTTGTCGCGGAAGTGACGCTTGATCTCACCCACGATCGTCGGTGTGGCGTAGGTGGTGAACTCGACGTTGCGCTCGACATCGAACCTGTCGATCGCCTTGATCAGGCCGATGGTCCCGACCTGCACAAGGTCATCGATGGGTTCGCCTCTGTTGCGGAACTTGCTGGCTAAGAACCGCACCAGCTTCAGATACGAACTTACGAGTTCATCACGGGCGAGCTCGTCGCCATCCTCATGGTACCGCCTGAACAGCTCACGAGTGTGTCGCTTGTTCCAGCTCAGCCTTCCTTGTGTCGCCTTATCGGCAGGTTCAATCGACGGCATCTTCCGGCTCCGCAGGCAGATTCTTAACGACTTTCAGATGGGCGCCGGTCTCATCGGAGTACATCTCGAATCGGTCACAAACAGCCTGCAATATGAAGGTAGCGTAGGTCGCTCTGCGTTCGTCCTCCTCCCCTGTGTTGCGGACGAAATCACCCACGCTCACCCTGATCTCAAGGGTATCCTCCCCCTTGTCGAACACCATGCACACTTCTCCGGAATCAGCGCAATCCGACGCGTAGACGAAAAGCTCCTCGGCGGCGATCCGAACCTCATCGACTCCCTCGTAGGAGAGATGACTGCGGCTGGCTAGTTCGGATGCTGTCACCCGCACAGTACGGGCATACTTGGGGGTGGCTGGGACGATCAATGTGATTATGTCGCGCTCCATTTTCCCTCCCAAGTCTCCGTCGGTGGTCCGTGTGCCCTCACTACCTGGCCCTGCGCGAACGACGCCATCTGGCAACAGCGCCGAGAAGACCAGTTCCGACTGAAGTCAGGACCTCCATTGGGGCGTTGACGACCTCTTGTACCGCATTGGTCGTCGAGGTCACCCTGTCGGTGACGGATTCGAATCGCGACACTACCGAGTCTATGCGCTGTAGCTCACCGTTGATCGAATCCAGCGTCATCTCAGCCTTGTCTAACAGCGGTAGGAGTTTGCTGCGTGCCTCCGCAACGGTCGACTGCAGCTCCTGCATCATGCGGATGGCAACCCATATACCCCAAATCGCCATGGCGCAAACCGCTATGGCGACCACAATCAGGATAATGAGCAGCACCCCAGTTGTATCCACTTGGTTAGTTCGTGGCTCGGGAGGTCTCGCGGTCGATGAGGGTCCGATCGACGAAGCCTTGGAACCTGTAAGTAATGTGCCCCTGGTCGTCCACGAAGATGATGTACGGCGTGGCGGTGACATTCAGGTTCTCGGCGGACATCAGTCTTGCGACCTTATCGGCGCTCTCGTCTTCGGTTATGCCGGGCTTGAGGGTAATCGCTCCCGACTCGCTGGTGGTGACGAACCTGCCCACATCGAAGGTGACGAGGTCAATCACGCCCCGGTAATCTTCCATGACGGCTTCAATCTCAGTGCGCTGGTCATCTGTAGTCCTCTGCGCCGGATCGAAGAAGAAGATCAACATCGGCTGATCGGTCTCGAGTCTATCGAGGATCACCTGAGGTACCAGGTTCACGTCGGTCGGGAAAGGCACGAATGCCTGGGTCGGCCTCGGCGAGAGATCCGGGGTTGGTGCCGCTGCAGGGTCGACAGGGGCAGGTGCTGCAGGGGCTGGAGCTGCGTCAGCCGGCTGCTCGGGCGCGGGCTCTTCGGCGGGTGCACATCCGAACATGAAGAGTGCACATAGTGCTACGACGAAAACTGCGATTCTTCTGTCCATATACTTCCTCCAGGCTAGTGGCCTTGTGCAGGCCAGCCTTGTACGTGGCCGGCGCGGTGAACCTGCCTCAGCAGGTGGGTGCCCGCACCGTCGGCTTCTCAGTGTCCCCTAGTATCAGGGATTCCTGTCCACCGCAGAATACTAAGGCTCCCATTAGATAAGTGTTGGTACGACCGCAACGTATCCGGAACCACGCGCAAGGCTGGGCCCGAGGACAGTTTACCGCTCAGAAGCGTTCTAGTCGACCTTTAGATGAACTTCGCGCAATTGTTGGGTCGAGACGGAATCCGGAGCACCCGTGAGCGGGCACGATCCCGAGGACGTCTTGGGGAATGCGATGACCTCGCGAATCGATCGAGCGCCCGCCAGAATCATCACTAGGCGATCGAAGCCTAGGGCGATGCCACCGTGAGGCGGCGCGCCCTGTGACAGCGCCTCTAGCAGGAAACCGAACTTCTCGGTGATCTCCTCGGCAGATAGGCCCATGAGGGCGAGCACGCGTGCCTGCAGTTCGCTATCGTGAATCCGCAGCG
Encoded here:
- the tadA gene encoding Flp pilus assembly complex ATPase component TadA, whose amino-acid sequence is MSAATGKRLGRLLVQSGLVTPEQLEEAIAQSGGATLTSTLDRLGFVDEVRIAQVIAEEMNLTYVDLGTYDIDPNAAVNLSSELARRYTVLPIKVQDDELIVAMADPANIFAIDDLRIVTGQEIRPVVTAEGDLLAAIERFASSRQNIDDIVGDVEDSVTVDAGDKESDEDSAPVAKLLNQIVTEGIRQGAGDIYIEPYEKEMRVRFRVDGVCQEIMRSPKKLNRQLISRLKIQAGMDIAERRIPQDGRFGVTLDGKGVDFRVAVLPIVNGELAVLRLLRKDSIMMSLKDLGFLQHNMDRLFDALKLPYGAILVTGPTGSGKSTTLYAAINETNDPKSNLITVEDPVEYRLAGLSQVQVHERAGLTFAAALRSILRQDPDKVMIGEIRDKETGTIAIEAALTGHLVLSTLHTNDAPSAVTRLTEMGIEPFLTASAITCVLAQRLGRRLCSSCKESYVPDEAALVKVGFPFTPGSPPQIFRAKGCKKCNNIGYKGRMGIHEVLTMSETIERMTVEHASADDIKRQAIEEGMLTLRDDGFEKVKMGLTSIEEILRVVV
- a CDS encoding shikimate dehydrogenase, with translation MIISGRTRLAGIIGMPVAHSLSPVMHNAAYKALGLDWVYVPLGLDSEDDLERVLQGLKVLPFVGFNVTMPFKQVMLDHCDEVAMLAQMAGAVNTVHCVDGRLIGYNTDGRGIVESLKQDAGFSAQDQSIAILGAGGAAGAAALSFILEKPKSVSIVNRTIERAEELADRVRPCARAMEVVAVESQDAEEAVRGAKLVVNATSLGMAKDDPSPVPAEWLSPDQIVCDMVYCSAETPLLRAARRAGATAIGGLGMLVHQAALAIDIWNPAAQQSAPRDIMRAAAEAAAEGCCEVAE
- a CDS encoding YqeG family HAD IIIA-type phosphatase, translating into MKVLQPDIYVNDVLGIDLDALKQDGIDTLFIDLDNTILSRDAAEVTGSILEWVTSLEQAGFITCIVSNNWHSSAIVHAEKLQMDIVAKAIKPLPFAFRQALVRVGSKPSRTAMIGDQIFTDILGGNLLGMKTVLVKPLSASDLPHTLLLRRLERLVLAGREPLD
- a CDS encoding ABC transporter ATP-binding protein, with protein sequence MSPEETKSACVTAAEEAFAIRIENAHKQYKRGGKVREAVRDVSLFVAEGSVHGLLGPNGAGKTSTIKMLLGLLRPTAGHFEILGYEATPEIRRYVGFLPEQPYFPPHLTARQVMSLIGKALEMPASQVASQAEELLDKVGLAGRGTDKLSTYSRGMLQRFGLAQALLGEPRVLVLDEPASGLDPLGQRDVRDLINSLRAEGISILLSSHQLSEVEAVCDEVTILAAGKVASRGRIEDLLRVDGQVAMRVEGDGRELPSSVTALTHSIEANGGEWSLAAPEDSVREVVDALYDGGFKLVTLAPRRESLENYFAHLVAEEREGS
- the mltG gene encoding endolytic transglycosylase MltG, which produces MNARPTVRRARPPKGKTKRRLGVILVTMGVLIAMAGVGVWSVFYSPETPIPPGRSVPITIEMGSSTASIGRTLAEAGVIDNANMFRLRSRLAEVDGQMKAGDYTFTTGMDYQAVFDKLTTGPQKAFTTVTIPEGFVIEQIAQRFEEQAGIPAEEFLALAQDGAPEFAQAHPYLEGAFGDSLEGFLFPKTYRVPEGATARDVISMMLRQFDKEIASIDMSPAEQRGQSLEEIVIIASIIEREASVPRERPKVASVIYNRLAKNMRLEIDATVEYVLPGNRFRLRYSDLEIDSPFNTYRNFGITPGPIANPGLASIEAAVRPADTEYIYYVLTSPDGSHTFTRTWAEHQAAREVSREVFGR
- the ruvX gene encoding Holliday junction resolvase RuvX, whose translation is MLGLDIGERRVGVALGDSRSRIATPLCVLEAPLSANVTGLESLVEEYSVKRLVIGLPLTLGGDEGPQARAVRLEAEELARLLPVETVFVDERLTSAQANRHMSACGVSQKKRRGSVDMVAAAILLQAYLDSKAIEEDANEC